One genomic region from Phragmites australis chromosome 1, lpPhrAust1.1, whole genome shotgun sequence encodes:
- the LOC133910386 gene encoding uncharacterized protein LOC133910386 isoform X1, with translation MASPSTCAEAQHPLRLRDVIDHDEDDDFIADEEEEDEEDWDMSKRMSRLSMEGSDGGDADDEDDGYRRGDGDKGEEEDDDEFEVRSDVNSATYSGAHLPWPPYDGQAPPSASLPGTPDRGAQSAQSAWWTGPSTKEYASETEARWLGGGKGRHRHHRRERMIREVWLERAWRMQKQRRQLQGQVGEVPVVVLGSGGESPAARGGVAMDMEEVRACRDLGLDLPCDWTVEIPCYALSGVDTASSGGNSPASGSCPISSPGDDPKDVKARLKVWAQAVALASASRLGS, from the exons ATGGCATCCCCGTCGACGTGCGCGGAGGCGCAGCATCCCCTGAGGCTCCGAGACGTCATCGACCACGACGAAGACGACGACTTCATCGcggatgaagaggaggaggatgaggaggactgGGACATGAGCAAGCGCATGTCCCGCCTGTCCATGGAGGGCTCCGACGGCGGGGACGCTGATGATGAGGACGACGGGTACCGCCGCGGTGACGGCGAcaaaggggaggaggaggacgacgacgagttCGAGGTGAGGTCGGACGTCAACAGCGCCACGTACAGCGGCGCGCACCTCCCCTGGCCTCCTTACGACGGCCAGGCCCCGCCGTCGGCGTCGCTCCCGGGCACGCCGGACCGCGGGGCGCAATCGGCGCAGTCGGCGTGGTGGACCGGGCCGTCGACCAAGGAGTACGCGAGCGAGACGGAGGCGCGCTGGCTGGGAGGCGGGAAGGGTCGGCACCGGCACCACCGGCGGGAGCGGATGATACGAGAGGTGTGGTTGGAGCGCGCGTGGCGGATGCAGAAGCAGCGCCGGCAGCTGCAGGGCCAGGTCGGGGAGGTGCCGGTGGTGGTGCTTGGAAGCGGAGGAGAGTCTCCGGCGGCTCGGGGCGGCGTGGCGATGGACATGGAGGAGGTGCGCGCGTGCAGGGACCTGGGGCTGGACCTCCCCTGCGACTGGACGGTGGAGATCCCGTGCTACGCTCTCTCCGGCGTCGACACCGCCAGCAGCGGCGGCAACTCGCCGGCCTCCGGTAGCTGTCCCATCTCCAGCCCCG GGGACGATCCCAAGGACGTGAAGGCGCGGCTCAAGGTGTGGGCGCAGGCGGTGGCACTCGCATCTGCATCTCGTCTCGGTTCCTGA
- the LOC133910386 gene encoding uncharacterized protein LOC133910386 isoform X2 — MASPSTCAEAQHPLRLRDVIDHDEDDDFIADEEEEDEEDWDMSKRMSRLSMEGSDGGDADDEDDGYRRGDGDKGEEEDDDEFEVRSDVNSATYSGAHLPWPPYDGQAPPSASLPGTPDRGAQSAQSAWWTGPSTKEYASETEARWLGGGKGRHRHHRRERMIREVWLERAWRMQKQRRQLQGQVGEVPVVVLGSGGESPAARGGVAMDMEEVRACRDLGLDLPCDWTVEIPCYALSGVDTASSGGNSPASGSCPISSPGG, encoded by the exons ATGGCATCCCCGTCGACGTGCGCGGAGGCGCAGCATCCCCTGAGGCTCCGAGACGTCATCGACCACGACGAAGACGACGACTTCATCGcggatgaagaggaggaggatgaggaggactgGGACATGAGCAAGCGCATGTCCCGCCTGTCCATGGAGGGCTCCGACGGCGGGGACGCTGATGATGAGGACGACGGGTACCGCCGCGGTGACGGCGAcaaaggggaggaggaggacgacgacgagttCGAGGTGAGGTCGGACGTCAACAGCGCCACGTACAGCGGCGCGCACCTCCCCTGGCCTCCTTACGACGGCCAGGCCCCGCCGTCGGCGTCGCTCCCGGGCACGCCGGACCGCGGGGCGCAATCGGCGCAGTCGGCGTGGTGGACCGGGCCGTCGACCAAGGAGTACGCGAGCGAGACGGAGGCGCGCTGGCTGGGAGGCGGGAAGGGTCGGCACCGGCACCACCGGCGGGAGCGGATGATACGAGAGGTGTGGTTGGAGCGCGCGTGGCGGATGCAGAAGCAGCGCCGGCAGCTGCAGGGCCAGGTCGGGGAGGTGCCGGTGGTGGTGCTTGGAAGCGGAGGAGAGTCTCCGGCGGCTCGGGGCGGCGTGGCGATGGACATGGAGGAGGTGCGCGCGTGCAGGGACCTGGGGCTGGACCTCCCCTGCGACTGGACGGTGGAGATCCCGTGCTACGCTCTCTCCGGCGTCGACACCGCCAGCAGCGGCGGCAACTCGCCGGCCTCCGGTAGCTGTCCCATCTCCAGCCCCG GTGGTTAG
- the LOC133910417 gene encoding germin-like protein 1-1: MARIHLYVAAACTVVLALAVLSLAGDPDMLQDICVADLASPIKLNGFPCKANVTADDFFFAGLKNPGNTNNPAGSVVTAGTVEKFPGVNTLGVSIARIDYAPGGQNPPHTHPRATEIVFVLEGTLEVGFITTANKLFTKTITKGEVFVFPRGLVHFQQNRGYGPAAVIAAFNSQLQGTQAIAATLFGAAPPVPTDILAKAFKIGNGEVDAIKAKFAPK, from the exons ATGGCACGCATCCACCTATACGTCGCCGCGGCCTGCACCGTCGTCCTCGCGCTCGCCGTGCTCTCCCTCGCCGGCGACCCCGACATGCTGCAGGACATCTGCGTCGCCGACCTCGCCTCCC CGATCAAGCTGAACGGGTTCCCGTGCAAGGCGAACGTGACGGCGGACGACTTCTTCTTCGCGGGGCTCAAGAACCCCGGCAACACCAACAACCCCGCCGGGTCGGTGGTGACGGCGGGCACCGTCGAGAAGTTCCCGGGCGTGAACACGCTGGGCGTCTCCATCGCGCGCATCGACTACGCCCCGGGGGGCCAGAACCCGCCGCACACGCACCCGCGCGCCACCGAGATCGTCTTCGTCCTCGAGGGCACGCTCGAGGTCGGATTCATCACCACCGCCAACAAGCTCTTCACTAAGACCATCACCAAGGGGGAGGTCTTCGTCTTCCCGCGCGGCCTCGTGCACTTCCAGCAGAACAGGGGCTACGGCCCCGCCGCCGTCATCGCGGCCTTCAACAGCCAGCTCCAGGGCACGCAGGCCATCGCCGCCACGCTCTTCGGCGCCGCGCCACCGGTGCCCACCGACATTCTGGCCAAGGCCTTCAAGATCGGCAACGGGGAGGTGGACGCCATCAAGGCCAAGTTTGCGCCCAAGTAG
- the LOC133910432 gene encoding rhomboid-like protein 14, mitochondrial, with translation MGAGMSSGRRRSFVVERSGGLLALLGLQVVLEYGRAGATRPPVTAALLAANALVYLRPGVLDGLLPSLSRASFNPYLILKHGDLTRFVLSAFYHLSETHIFYNMTSLLWKGIQLETLMGSAEFASMVAALLGLSQGITLLLSKGLLLLGDDTAYYDQYAVGFSGVLFGMKVVLNAWSDDFVYLHGMVIPSKYAAWAELFLIQAFIPGTSFLGHLGGILAGLVYLWLKRLFDGPDPLTLLISNVAKVVTWPVRFAQRLLRSGRHITGQGRVGRRASARETPRGIWRCSTCTYDNSLATDICEMCSTVREDRAFSPRQHHQAVGNGELSFEVLEEIRRRRLQRFDR, from the exons ATGGGGGCCGGCATGAGCAGCGGCCGGCGGCGCAGCTTCGTCGTCGAGCGGTCGGGGGGTTTGCTGGCGCTGCTGGGGCTGCAGGTGGTGCTCGAGtacggccgcgccggcgccacCCGGCCGCCCGTCACTGCGGCGCTGCTCGCCGCCAATGCGCTGGTTTACCTCCGCCCGGGCGTCCTCGACGGACTCCTCCCCTCGCTCTCCCGCGCCTCCTTCAACCCGTACCTCATCTTGAAG CACGGCGACTTGACGCGCTTCGTCCTGTCAGCTTTCTACCACTTGAGCGAAACTCACATCTTCTACAACATGACATCTCTCTTGTGGAAGGGCATACAGCTTGAAACATTAATGGGTAGTGCTGAGTTTGCTTCCATGGTTGCTGCATTGCTTGGCCTGTCTCAGGGCATCACACTGCTCTTGTCCAAAGGCTTACTCTTGCTGGGTGATGATACTGCGTATTATGATCAATATGCTGTTGGATTCTCTGGCGTGTTGTTTGGCATGAAGGTTGTGCTGAATGCCTGGTCAGACGATTTTGTCTATCTGCATGGGATGGTTATTCCATCAAAGTATGCTGCCTGGGCTGAATTATTCCTCATTCAGGCTTTCATTCCCGGGACTTCCTTTCTTGGACATCTTGGTGGGATACTTGCTGGACTGGTCTACCTTTGGCTAAAGCGCTTGTTCGACGGGCCAGACCCACTCACTCTTCTGATTTCAAACGTTGCCAAGGTCGTGACCTGGCCAGTGAGATTTGCTCAGAGACTTCTAAGGTCTGGCCGTCACATTACAGGTCAGGGCAGGGTTGGGCGCCGTGCATCAGCAAGAGAGACCCCTCGAGGTATATGGAGATGCTCAACCTGCACCTATGACAACTCACTTGCTACCGATATCTGTGAGATGTGCAGCACTGTGCGTGAGGACCGTGCTTTTTCGCCGAGACAGCATCATCAAGCTGTGGGTAACGGGGAGCTCTCGTTTGAGGTCCTTGAGGAGATACGCCGTAGGAGGCTGCAAAGATTTGACAGATGA
- the LOC133910443 gene encoding uncharacterized protein LOC133910443, with the protein MEWEEESRGGNGTWPSWLGPAAPSSTAGASSAATAPFLAVVVFSFRHGEQQREQRARPSGTGYPSRAPPAPDLPSGQISGSIGSAGAGAERPGYQHDTPVTVTAILSRIICVDRGRCNCSGKADAVVGARSLV; encoded by the exons ATGGAGTGGGAAGAAGAAAGCAGAGGTGGGAACGGCACCTGGCCTTCCTG GCTTGGACCTGCTGCCCCGTCGTCGACGGCTGGGGCGTCCTCCGCCGCAACTGCCCCCTTCCTTGCCGTCGTCGTCTTCTCCTTCCGTCACGGAGAGCAGCAACGAGAGCAAAGAGCAAGGCCATCAGGGACAGGCTACCCTTCTCGCGCTCCTCCGGCACCCGACCTTCCTTCTGGGCAAATATCGGGATCCATCGGATCGGCCGGAGCCGGAGCAGAACGGCCAGGCTACCAGCATGATACGCCGGTTACCGTGACGGCGATACTCTCACGCATCATCTGCGTCGACCGTGGCCGCTGCAACTGCAGCGGCAAGGCGGATGCAGTGGTCGGGGCCAGGTCCCTCGTCTAG